The stretch of DNA GCCTCAAGAACGCTGCCACTCAACCTGCGAAGAGACCGAAGCCGGACAGTCGTAACGACCGTCACGGCCTCCTCTCTTGAAACTTCAAGCCCTCGCCGTAACGGCGGGGGCTATTTTTTGTTGAAGTCCTTGAAATCGTAAAAATGCCGGTGGTTGTGAATTTCCTTGTAGACATTCATCACAATGCGGCGTCCCTGCGAATGACGTTTCTTTGACGATGTACGACGCCTTTTCTTGCCTGGCTTCATTCCCAGCGTCTGGTTGACGATCTCATCCGCGGCTGAATTCATTTCGTCAAAAACCACGTTGAGTATTCCCACGTCTCTCACCTCCTTTCGTCATGGAAGCAAAATAAAAGCTTGTTTTTGCAGGAGAAATGGAAGAGATGTCAGAATTTGAAAGAAGATGGGAAGATATTCAGTCAGTGGTTATAAGGAGGATTAAAACAGCGCGGAAACATCCTCGCCGGTCAGTTCGAGAACCGGCTTCGCCAGCTTCGGGGTTTTGACAAAAGAAAACTCGCACAAACGGTTTCGGATGTTCTCCGGCTCAGGGTGCAGCAGGAGAATCCGTTTGAATTTCTGCAACAGTTCAAGCTGTGTACCGGTGGCCGACTTGCCCATGAGACCGACAACGAACGGGAATCCCAGGCTGTGGAGGTGAACGACCTCAAGAACGGACACAACCACAATTACAGCATCCTTTTTCTGCCTGTATAGATTGTAGATCGTGTCGCGTTTGAATCCTTTCGGGAAAAACCACTTGCCGTCCTTGAGACCGACATAACCTATGTGGTCGTTGTTGTGGTCAATGATTTTGAAGGCAATTTTCCCGGCCATGATGGATTTCCGGCCGCAGTAGCCGATGTCGAAAAACTCGGCCGCTTCTTTGCCGATACCCAGATTTGTAACTTCCACGTGGCCATGATCCAATTCAAGTGTCGGGATGTCCCGCTCGGGCTTTTTCGGTTCGTCGAGAAAATGCTTTTTCAGTTCAATGGCACAATCCCGCAGCGTTCCGCCGTTCCGGGCTTGCAGAAAATTGATGACACTGCCTTTGTCGTCCCCTTTCGGGTTGAAGTAGAGATTCTTTCCGGTGTCCACGATGAAGCCTTCGCCCCGCAGTTCCTTACCCTTGGTCGTGTACGGGATGTTGAGATAATCAAGCACATCCGCAAACGGTATCCGCTGGCTGATCTCGGCAAAGTCCAGAAACTCGGCCATAATTCCCTCCTGTGATTGTAATGTGCGTTTTCCTTTATCTTACAAGAGAAAAGGGGGAACTGTCAAAATCAGAGTCCCCCCTTTTCCGTTTTTACCCGGATGCAATGATGTTGAAAAGTTTCGACCTCACTCCTCAATCGTCACGACGCGGCCCTAGGTCGTTCCCTCACCTGCTCTATAAAACTACAAAAGTATCGCCATCGTTTTCGATAGCGCGAACCGGCGAAAGTAAAGAATGCCCCGTCTTATGGTTGGCTGTGCCTGTGCACCATAAGCAACCGGAGATAATTTATTATAGCATATTTTGGGATGAGTTTGCGCGAGGATAAAGAATATTTCACTTCCAGGGGCCGGGGGCGATCCAATTTATTGGAAAAGGATTTCCCGAGGAAATCGCAACAGAAAGAGGAGATAAAAAATCATTCACCGTTTTAATAACATCTGCAAATGTATTGGGGATGTGTTCTTGTTGAAGGCGTTTTCGAAATGCTGTCCATTGAATCTGTTTCTGTGTGATGAATTCCTCAGTAAATAAGATTGATACTTTGTGAAGCGGCGTTCTGCGACATTCAAATGTGAGTTTGATCGCTTCTGACAACTTCGTTCCCCCGAAATCGAAATATCGAGACATTAACCAGATGTCGTAGAAATCCTTCATCCGGCTATTTAATTCTCCGACTTTAACCATAATCTCAAATTTTTCCGCAATAACGCTTTCTCGGCTGTAACATTTCAAACGAGGTGCGGGGAAATCCAGCATGGTAGGTAAATCAATCTTCTCGGGAGCAGGAAAAACCACATCGCCGAAACCAATGTCTATTTGAAGGTAAACCTTGGCCGATCCCAGCGCGCCGCTAAGCAGAATTCTCATACCCTCATAATCAGCATTTTCAATAATTCTCTCGGCACGAACTGAATCCGGGTCAAAATCCAGTCCATCAGGTTCCACATCGAGAGCGATAATTTCCTGTATTTGGGTGATGATATTGGATTCTTCGTTGCTTGTTATCCCGAGCAGGTCAATGTCCATAGTAGGGCGGATTTCGGGGGAACGCCATGCCCATAAAAGGAGACCACCTTTAAGGATGAACCTGTCGGCGTATGGTGATTGGTAAAGCCGGTAAAGAAACCGCTCCATAGCGTAGTATTGGAGCAATTCGTTGAATGGCCGCTGATCGCTTCGTGCACGGTTGAGAAGAAGTTGCCGGACAGATGCTGGTAGATTCCTTGGAGTCCTTTCACTCAAATTGTCACCTCCAGGTAAGGCTTCATAATCTGTTCCATGCGGCAAATCCTGGCATACTTGAGTAGTTCGGTAAGATTGAATTTTTTCCGGACCTTATAGAGTTTCAGGGCTTCCAGCACAACATCCATCCCAATTTTGTTGCGGTATTTAAAACAATCAGCCAGTGTTTTTTCGGGGCTATAAATCCGAATCCTTGCTCCGTCAATCTTATAATCTTCAATACCAGATTGGAACGCAGTTTGTGAGAACTTATAAACACGAAGCGGCGGCTGTTTAAGTATATGCATCCGAGAATCCCGAGAAACGGCAATGAATACCTCATGTGGAATCTGCGTTGTGATTCCGTGGTACGACAGCGCCGAGATAAGACAAATAACGGCATTTGGATAACGAAGACTCACCGTCACCAGATCGGGATTGCTGATTGCTGGCATTTCCGCCAGCCGGTATACACCCCGTGTCACCTGTTCGATGATTCCCTTATCCCGCAGAGAATAAAGCATGTAGCGTGTGATATCAAGCGAAATGGCCTCGCTCATCCTCAGTTGCCCGCCATGCTCGCGAAAAACTTTTTCAGGCGATTTTTTCATTCTATGCCCAGACGAATTGTTTCCACTTATTTATAAGTGATAACAATATGTCTGTTTTCTTCGGGAAAAGCAACTTAAAATTGAACATGATATAGCGAAACTAAAATCACAATCCTATCCACTTGGTACTCAAAAAGTCAATATCTTTAGGCTTTAACACGGGTTCAGTCTTATGAGGTTGGATGCCCGGCCCCGGAAATGTCAGCACCTTGTGCGGTTTCTTCCCAATCCCGATATACGCCTCATAAGGTTTCAACTTCTGGATTTCTTGGGGATTGATCCCTATTTCCCGCGCCAGCAATTCCGCATCCTCGGCTCCGCAATTGAGCGCCACTTTGACATGACAACTTGAAAGAATCATCGACGCCAGTTTATTATCCACCTGCTTGAGAGAATGTCCGGCGAAATTGCAACTGATGTTGTATTTCCGGGCTTCAGCTAAAAATCTGGCAAACAGCTTGTTGACAAACAGGTGGTACTCGTCGCAGTAGAAATACAGCGGATCGCCATCCTTGACAGCCTGATGCATATAGTATGACTTGATTGAATTACTGACCAGGCAACCAATAAAAGCGGTAATCTCATCATCGAAGCCATTGAGGTTAAACACAACCACCTGTCGTTTTCTCACGATTTCAGGAACATCAAATTTATTCTCACCCTCGATGAACGGTCGTAGATTCTGGTCTTCGTAAAAAAGAGACAGCCGGGCTGATACCCGCTTGGCGCTTTCGATCTGCTCCTTGTTGACATACCAGCCCTTGCTGTCCTTTTTGTCAAAACTCTGCCAGAACTGATCCGGCACCTTTTTCCGCTCATCCTCGTACTCTAAAAACTGCCCAAGGTATTCGAGACTCATCCGGTCGTCGTCAAATACACGGATAGCATTCCGGATGATCTTGGCCATGAGCACGGTTATCGGCATCTGTTGGTCATCGGTCAGGGCCAGGACTGCGGAATTGACTACCTCGATGAGTTCATTGGCGATTTCCGACTTGTTGAGGTACATCCGGGTAAGAGGATTCAGCGATAACGGGTGGACTTTGTCGATATAGACAAGATGTATCGCAGGCACCAATCCGGCTACACGCTCGGCCAGATCGCCGTTCGGGTCAAGCACGATGAGGGCGTTGTCAATCTCGTCCTTGATGAGATTGAGGAAAAAAGTGGTCTTCCCGCTTCCGGTGGAACCGAGTAAAAACAGGTGTTTGAAGCGGTCTTTGGATTCAATGAAGGGTAAGCCTTCGCTTGCTATTAAAGGCGACCCCAGATCAATCAATGTGTTCATATTGCTTCAATCGCTCCAATATCTCATGTCGGTCAATCTCGAACTGTTTGGCTTGCCTTTCAGCTCTCGCAGTATCAGGTTTATATTTAGCATAATAGTAATAATAATATGCTGGAACAGAAATTGGAAATGCGAAAATTAGTAAAATCGCCCATAATCCCAATCCACCAGGATACTTGCTAGGAAACTTAGGTTGTTTAAGGCTGAAAAATTCATTTTCCAATTTTTTGATTTTATCCAGATCAGGAGTATCAAGGTCGCGTGAAAATACTAATTTCACATAGTGCTCTGTGTTGCGAACCTGATAGATCGTATCCCCTCGCCGTTCCAGCCGGTTATCAATATTTTTAATTTCCTGGCTGCTGAGCAAATTCCAGTAAAAATGCTGCATAAAATCAATTTGCTGCTGCTCATCCCGAGGATGAACCTGGATCGATTTGCTTTCTGTTCTGGCCATGTTTAATTCCCTCCTCTTTTTTTGTATTCGTTGAAATCAATCATCGATTTATCAGCTGTCGTTCTCTCAATATCGGCCTGGCTTTCATGTTTTCTCGCTTCTGCTTCGGTTTGTCGTGTTTCCGCAGCTGCCCTCCGCAAGGCAAATTCCCGCAGATCATCCATAAGTTGCATCTCGTTCGTGATAGTCTGGCTCGGATTGAAAATGGAGTTGATGACAAAGGTTCTCAGGTAATCCGGCAACTCGTTGATGTCGATTTTATCGACAACTTTCCGCATCAGCCCCATGCGGATGTCCTCCTTTTCCCGCTGGGCTTTGAGATTACTTTCCTGGGCTTTGAGAACATTGATTTCCACCTTCCGCCGTTCGTTGTCCAATTCCAGCGCATCGATACTTTTCCGCCGCGTATGTATTTCATCCTCAAGTTTCTGCATCTCGTTGATATGTTTCGCCTCGGCTATCTCGGATAACCGGTGGCCCTCGGCATCGACGAAATTCTCGTGTTCCCGGTATCGCTGGACAATCCGGGCCATTCGCTCCTGCGTAAGGTAGACCTCGGCATTGAGTTCAAGCAGGGCCGAATTCATATCCCGCAAATCCTGAATCTGGGCGATAAGAGCGCGCAAACGCTCCTCGTCCAGAAACATCTTCTCGTTCTGTCGCTTTTTCAGCCAGAGCCAGCCCGAACGGTGTGAATTAAGATTATCCTGTAACTGCCTGCCCAACTGCACGAGGTTCATGCCGGAAATGTCGAAGATCGGTAAATCGGGCATGTTCTCGTCGTATTTTTCCAGATCGTCAGCCATTGAAACCTCCAGTATTCAATACAATGATTTCATGAGAAATCTCAAGTCTGTTCATTTTTCAGCGAAACAGACTTGACAAAAAGTTTTTACCTCCTTAAACTTAAAAGGCAAAGACCTACCTGCCCTAAGCAGGATAAAGATCATTTTGAGCGGCGAACTCGAGGTATCTTTACAGGTCTTTTGAGCCATCACCTGTCCGTGGTGGCTCTTTTATTGGTGAATCTCGACCAAACATTGTATCTCCTGTAATTAATACAAACACATCATTTTATGTATTTCCACAATTCTTGTAAAAATTGACATCGATGTTGTTGGTAATGATTATATACTATCAGAAGAAAGACAATGTCCAAATTCGTCCATTTATTGCCCACGAAACAAACAGTTTGGATAACTATTATTAAGTTATTAGTAATAAAGGAGATAATTGTGATGAAGACATCACCATATAAAAATGAGCGTATGGGACGTCTGATAGAAGATGTTCGAAAATGCTATGGAATCGGTGTCAATGAACTGACGGAGAAGTTCAGGCAAGAATTAGGATATTTCAAAGGTTTAAGCAGGCAAACTTTTTCACGATATATTGCTGATGGAGTGGTACAATATAATTATGATAAAATCGCTGAGTTTTTTGGTGTTAAAAAAACCGATCTTACTCTGAAAGAACTTATCGACGATGATTACGATTATGAAGCTGTTTTGTACAAAGTACTTACATATCGTAAATCAATCGATGGTGAGCTTTTTATACAAGAACCAGAAATAATGTTACAGACGAAAAACCGACAATCTGTTGTCCCATTGAGTACCATTATTCGATATGAAAATGAATTATATTATTACGGAAAAAAAGTTGCTCCATCTATCAGGTTGATTGGTGCGGGCAGTGAATACTTCCCAGCGAAAACAATCCGAGTAATACCTTGCCCTGAAAATAGTTATATATTACCTCGGAAAATCCAGGTGCATAGAGAGGAAATACTTGCAGATATCAAAAACCAGGCGGAAGAAAAAAAACAGATATTCTTTGATGGACCCAATACAAGACTTATTGATTATAAAGTGGAAATACATGATGCGTCGGAGCAAAAGTATCTTGTCTTAAAACTTGGTCCAGTTGGTTGGTTTGATTTTTCTGTAAGCTCATATTATATATCTCATCTTTTAAGGGCAGGTAATATTCAAGGATTGAAGGAATTTATTGATGTTGACGAAGTTGCTGATTCAAAAGAACTCAGTCAAAATAAGCTTCCCAATATTCTTTGTGTTACTGTAACGATACTTACACATGATAGACATATTCTTTACTCAAAACGCAGTAAAATAGTTTCTGCTGATGGTGAAATGCTGTCAAGTTCAATCGCCGAAAACATGCATCAAAATAAAGATTATTCTTTAAGTAATAGACCTGATGACCTCCCGGCCCCTTTTCGAACAGCAATAAGGGGAATTAGCGAAGAATGCTCTCCCAAAATCGCGCAATATGTTGTCGAGAATTATCATAATTTATTGTTTTTGGGCATGGATTTTGACTTATCCGTATTACACCCAGATATATTATTTTTATTGATGCTCCCTTTGAATCTGCAAGAATTCAAGACTACTTGCAGAGAGTTTCCCGGAAAAGATTTCATTGAAGGTAGAATTCGTTCAGTTGCTCTATCGGATAATCAAAAAATATATGATCTTTTATCAAAGGAAAACTGGGTACCCGGTGGAAAAGCCTCTTTTATCCGAGCAATAGAATTTCTTAATCCTTTACCGGTGAAAACGTAGAAATTGATTAATCCTCTGGTCAGTAAAAGATGATATATACTGTGTCGTTGTGAACGTATTATTCGTTAGCTATTCTTGTTTCTGCAGAACTTTTTCAAGTCATCATTTATAACGCATTCCTGAATTCAAAGCCTTTCCCCCAGTCTTTTTTCACCGAACCGATAATCATCACCCGGAACGCGAAATCTTCAACCGGCGGGCAAGAGAATTTCAGATACCCGCTGAATGCTTTCCAGTAATTATAGACCGACATATCCTTTGACAGGCGCTTGTACCC from bacterium encodes:
- a CDS encoding nucleotidyl transferase AbiEii/AbiGii toxin family protein, coding for MSERTPRNLPASVRQLLLNRARSDQRPFNELLQYYAMERFLYRLYQSPYADRFILKGGLLLWAWRSPEIRPTMDIDLLGITSNEESNIITQIQEIIALDVEPDGLDFDPDSVRAERIIENADYEGMRILLSGALGSAKVYLQIDIGFGDVVFPAPEKIDLPTMLDFPAPRLKCYSRESVIAEKFEIMVKVGELNSRMKDFYDIWLMSRYFDFGGTKLSEAIKLTFECRRTPLHKVSILFTEEFITQKQIQWTAFRKRLQQEHIPNTFADVIKTVNDFLSPLSVAISSGNPFPINWIAPGPWK
- a CDS encoding type IV toxin-antitoxin system AbiEi family antitoxin domain-containing protein, with protein sequence MKKSPEKVFREHGGQLRMSEAISLDITRYMLYSLRDKGIIEQVTRGVYRLAEMPAISNPDLVTVSLRYPNAVICLISALSYHGITTQIPHEVFIAVSRDSRMHILKQPPLRVYKFSQTAFQSGIEDYKIDGARIRIYSPEKTLADCFKYRNKIGMDVVLEALKLYKVRKKFNLTELLKYARICRMEQIMKPYLEVTI
- a CDS encoding type IV secretory system conjugative DNA transfer family protein, whose protein sequence is MNTLIDLGSPLIASEGLPFIESKDRFKHLFLLGSTGSGKTTFFLNLIKDEIDNALIVLDPNGDLAERVAGLVPAIHLVYIDKVHPLSLNPLTRMYLNKSEIANELIEVVNSAVLALTDDQQMPITVLMAKIIRNAIRVFDDDRMSLEYLGQFLEYEDERKKVPDQFWQSFDKKDSKGWYVNKEQIESAKRVSARLSLFYEDQNLRPFIEGENKFDVPEIVRKRQVVVFNLNGFDDEITAFIGCLVSNSIKSYYMHQAVKDGDPLYFYCDEYHLFVNKLFARFLAEARKYNISCNFAGHSLKQVDNKLASMILSSCHVKVALNCGAEDAELLAREIGINPQEIQKLKPYEAYIGIGKKPHKVLTFPGPGIQPHKTEPVLKPKDIDFLSTKWIGL